One segment of Chlorocebus sabaeus isolate Y175 chromosome 26, mChlSab1.0.hap1, whole genome shotgun sequence DNA contains the following:
- the KNSTRN gene encoding small kinetochore-associated protein isoform X1, translating to MAAPESPPGDRMFRTWLSTECDSHPLPPSYRKFPFETEAANLAGGATVASGHLLKESDKDCGQDRRAPGVQPCRLVTMTSVVKTVYSLQPASALSGGQPADTQTRATSKSLLPVRSKEVDVSKQLHSGGPENDVTKITKLRRENGQVKGTDTTTRRNVRKGYKPLSKQKSEEELKDKNQLLEAVNKQLHQKLTETQGELKDLTQKVELLEKFRDNCLAILESKGLDPALGSETLASRQESTTDHMDSMLLLETLQEELKLFNETAKKQMEELQALKVKLEMKEERVRFLEQQTLCNNQVNDLTTALKEMEQLLEM from the exons ATGGCGGCTCCCGAATCCCCGCCAGGGGACAGAATGTTCCGTACATGGCTTTCTACGGAGTGCGATTCCCACCCACTTCCGCCCAGCTACCGGAAGTTTCCATTTGAAACCGAGGCGGCCAACTTGGCAGGCGGCGCGACAGTTGCTTCAGGGCATCTTTTGAAAGAGAGCGACAAGGACTGCGGGCAGGACCGGCGGGCTCCTGG AGTTCAGCCGTGCCGCCTCGTTACGATGACCAGTGTGGTTAAGACAGTGTATAGCCTGCAGCCCGCCTCTGCGCTGAGCGGCGGCCAGCCCGCAG ACACACAAACTCGGGCCACTTCTAAGAGTCTCTTACCTGTTAGGTCCAAAGAAGTCGATGTTTCCAAACAGCTTCATTCAGGAGGTCCAGAGAATGATGTTACAAAAATCACCAAACTGAGACGAGAGAACGG GCAAGTGAAAGGTACCGATACCACCACCAGAAGGAATGTCAGAAAAGG CTACAAACCACTGAGTAAGCAAAAATCAGAGGAAGAGCTCAAGGACAAGAACCAGCTCTTAGAAGCCGTCAACAAGCAGTTGCACCAGAAGTTGACTGAAACTCAG GGAGAGCTGAAGGACCTGACCCAAAAGGTAGAGCTGCTGGAGAAGTTTCGGGACAACTGTTTGGCAATTTTGGAAAGCAAGGGCCTCGATCCAG CTTTAGGCAGTGAGACCCTGGCATCACGACAAGAATCTACTACCGATCACATGGACTCTATG TTGCTGTTAGAAACTTTGCAAGAGGAGCTGAAGCTTTTTAATGAAACAGCCAAAAAGCAGATGGAGGAGTTACAG GCCTTAAAGGTAAAGCtggagatgaaagaagaaagagtccGATTCCTAGAACAGCAAACCTTATGTAACAATCAAGTAAATGATTTAACAACAGCCCTTAAGGAAATGGAGCAGCTATTAGAAATGTAA
- the KNSTRN gene encoding small kinetochore-associated protein isoform X2, which produces MAAPESPPGDRMFRTWLSTECDSHPLPPSYRKFPFETEAANLAGGATVASGHLLKESDKDCGQDRRAPGVQPCRLVTMTSVVKTVYSLQPASALSGGQPADTQTRATSKSLLPVRSKEVDVSKQLHSGGPENDVTKITKLRRENGQVKGTDTTTRRNVRKGYKPLSKQKSEEELKDKNQLLEAVNKQLHQKLTETQGELKDLTQKVELLEKFRDNCLAILESKGLDPVAVRNFARGAEAF; this is translated from the exons ATGGCGGCTCCCGAATCCCCGCCAGGGGACAGAATGTTCCGTACATGGCTTTCTACGGAGTGCGATTCCCACCCACTTCCGCCCAGCTACCGGAAGTTTCCATTTGAAACCGAGGCGGCCAACTTGGCAGGCGGCGCGACAGTTGCTTCAGGGCATCTTTTGAAAGAGAGCGACAAGGACTGCGGGCAGGACCGGCGGGCTCCTGG AGTTCAGCCGTGCCGCCTCGTTACGATGACCAGTGTGGTTAAGACAGTGTATAGCCTGCAGCCCGCCTCTGCGCTGAGCGGCGGCCAGCCCGCAG ACACACAAACTCGGGCCACTTCTAAGAGTCTCTTACCTGTTAGGTCCAAAGAAGTCGATGTTTCCAAACAGCTTCATTCAGGAGGTCCAGAGAATGATGTTACAAAAATCACCAAACTGAGACGAGAGAACGG GCAAGTGAAAGGTACCGATACCACCACCAGAAGGAATGTCAGAAAAGG CTACAAACCACTGAGTAAGCAAAAATCAGAGGAAGAGCTCAAGGACAAGAACCAGCTCTTAGAAGCCGTCAACAAGCAGTTGCACCAGAAGTTGACTGAAACTCAG GGAGAGCTGAAGGACCTGACCCAAAAGGTAGAGCTGCTGGAGAAGTTTCGGGACAACTGTTTGGCAATTTTGGAAAGCAAGGGCCTCGATCCAG TTGCTGTTAGAAACTTTGCAAGAGGAGCTGAAGCTTTTTAA